The Streptococcus sp. S5 genome contains a region encoding:
- a CDS encoding 6-phospho-beta-glucosidase, translating to MTDKLQFPDGFLWGGATAANQCEGAYTEDGRGLANVDVVPIGPDRHAIITGQKKMFDFEEGYFYPAKDGIDMYHRYKEDIALFGEMGFKTYRLSIAWSRIFPKGDELEPNEAGLQFYENLFKECHKYGIEPLVTITHFDCPMHLITEYGGWRSRKMLECYERLCRTLFTRYKGLVKYWLTFNEINMILHAPFMGAGLCFEEGENEEQVKYQAAHHELVASAIATKLAHEIDPNNKVGCMLAAGQNYPHTCAPRDVWAGLEEDRKNYFFIDVQARGEYPNYAKKEWERQGITVEMTEQDLQLLKDHTVDFISFSYYASRVASGDPAEREKTAGNIFASLKNPYLESSEWGWQIDPLGLRITLNTIWDRYQKPLFIVENGLGAVDTPNEAGEIEDDYRIDYLAAHIKAMREAIHEDGVVLWGYTTLGCIDLVSAGTGEMKKRYGFIYVDRDNEGKGSLARSRKKSFYWYKEVIATNGASVE from the coding sequence ATGACCGACAAACTTCAATTTCCAGATGGTTTCCTTTGGGGTGGAGCGACGGCTGCTAACCAGTGTGAGGGAGCTTATACTGAAGATGGCCGTGGCTTGGCCAATGTGGATGTGGTGCCGATTGGGCCTGATCGTCACGCCATTATTACGGGTCAGAAAAAGATGTTCGATTTTGAAGAGGGCTATTTTTATCCGGCTAAGGATGGCATTGATATGTACCATCGCTACAAGGAAGACATTGCCCTCTTTGGGGAAATGGGCTTTAAAACCTATCGTTTGTCCATTGCCTGGTCTCGGATTTTCCCAAAAGGAGATGAACTAGAGCCAAACGAAGCAGGTCTACAGTTCTATGAAAACCTCTTTAAGGAGTGCCATAAGTATGGCATTGAACCCTTGGTGACCATTACCCACTTTGACTGTCCCATGCATTTGATTACCGAGTATGGAGGTTGGCGCAGTCGTAAGATGTTGGAATGTTATGAACGTCTCTGCCGGACCCTCTTCACTCGCTACAAGGGCTTGGTCAAATACTGGCTAACCTTTAATGAGATCAATATGATCCTTCATGCGCCTTTTATGGGAGCAGGTCTCTGCTTTGAAGAAGGGGAGAATGAGGAGCAGGTCAAATACCAGGCGGCTCACCATGAGTTGGTCGCTTCAGCCATTGCTACCAAGCTAGCCCATGAGATTGATCCCAACAATAAGGTGGGCTGTATGTTGGCAGCTGGGCAAAACTATCCGCATACCTGTGCTCCGCGAGATGTCTGGGCTGGTCTAGAAGAAGACCGCAAGAACTATTTCTTTATCGATGTGCAGGCGCGTGGGGAATACCCTAACTATGCCAAGAAAGAGTGGGAGCGTCAGGGGATCACGGTCGAGATGACGGAACAGGACCTTCAATTGTTGAAAGACCATACAGTTGACTTTATTTCCTTCTCCTACTATGCCAGTCGGGTCGCTTCAGGGGATCCAGCTGAAAGGGAAAAAACAGCGGGCAATATCTTTGCCTCTCTGAAGAATCCCTACCTAGAAAGCTCAGAATGGGGTTGGCAGATTGACCCTCTTGGTCTCCGCATTACGCTGAACACCATCTGGGATCGTTATCAAAAACCTCTCTTTATCGTAGAAAATGGACTAGGTGCCGTTGATACCCCAAATGAAGCCGGGGAGATTGAGGATGACTACCGGATTGATTACCTGGCTGCCCACATCAAGGCCATGCGGGAGGCCATCCATGAAGATGGTGTTGTCCTCTGGGGCTATACGACTTTGGGCTGTATTGACCTCGTCTCTGCCGGGACAGGAGAAATGAAGAAGCGCTACGGTTTTATCTATGTCGACCGGGACAACGAAGGCAAGGGAAGCTTGGCCCGCTCACGTAAGAAATCCTTCTATTGGTACAAAGAAGTCATTGCGACCAATGGGGCTTCTGTTGAATAA
- the spxB gene encoding pyruvate oxidase has product MTQGKITASAAMLNVLKTWGVDTIYGIPSGTLSSLMDALAEDKDIRFLQVRHEETGALAAVMQAKFGGSIGVAVGSGGPGATHLINGVYDAAMDNTPFLAILGSRPVNELNLDAFQELNQNPMYNGIAVYNKRVAYAEQLPKVIDEACRAAVSKKGPAVVEIPVNFGFQEIDENSYYGSGSYERSFIAPALNEVEIDKAVEILNNAERPVIYAGYGGVKAGEVITELSRKIKAPIITTGKNFEAFEWNYEGLTGSAYRVGWKPANEVVFEADTVLFLGSNFPFAEVYEAFKNTEKFIQVDIDPYKLGKRHALDASILGDAGQAAKAILDKVNPVESTPWWRANVKNNQNWRDYMNKLEGKTEGELQLYQVYNAINKHADQDAIYSIDVGDTTQTSTRHLHMTPKNMWRTSPLFATMGIALPGGIAAKKDNPDRQVWNIMGDGAFNMCYPDVITNVQYDLPVINVVFSNGKYAFIKDKYEDTNKHLFGCDFPNADYAKIAEAQGAIGFTVDRIEDIDAVVAEAVKLNKEGKTVVIDARITPHRPLPVEVLELDPKQHSEEAIKAFKEKYEAEELVPFRLFLEEEGLQSRAIK; this is encoded by the coding sequence ATGACTCAAGGGAAAATTACTGCATCTGCAGCAATGCTTAATGTATTGAAAACATGGGGCGTAGATACGATCTACGGTATCCCATCTGGAACACTTAGCTCACTTATGGACGCTTTGGCTGAAGACAAAGATATCCGTTTCTTGCAAGTTCGTCACGAAGAAACTGGTGCTCTTGCAGCGGTTATGCAAGCTAAATTTGGTGGCTCTATCGGGGTTGCAGTTGGTTCAGGTGGACCTGGTGCGACTCACTTGATCAATGGTGTTTACGATGCAGCTATGGATAACACTCCATTCCTTGCTATCCTTGGATCACGTCCAGTTAACGAATTGAACTTGGATGCCTTCCAAGAATTGAACCAAAACCCAATGTACAACGGTATCGCTGTTTACAACAAACGTGTAGCTTACGCAGAACAATTACCAAAAGTAATCGACGAAGCTTGCCGTGCTGCCGTTTCTAAAAAAGGTCCAGCCGTTGTTGAAATTCCAGTAAACTTTGGTTTCCAAGAAATCGACGAAAACTCTTACTACGGTTCAGGTTCTTACGAGCGTTCATTCATCGCTCCTGCTTTGAACGAAGTGGAGATCGACAAAGCGGTTGAAATCTTGAACAATGCGGAACGTCCAGTGATCTACGCTGGTTACGGTGGTGTGAAAGCTGGTGAAGTGATTACTGAATTGTCACGTAAAATCAAAGCCCCAATCATCACAACTGGTAAAAACTTCGAAGCGTTCGAATGGAACTACGAAGGTTTGACAGGTTCTGCTTACCGTGTTGGTTGGAAACCAGCCAACGAAGTTGTCTTTGAAGCAGACACAGTTCTTTTCCTTGGTTCAAACTTCCCATTTGCTGAAGTATACGAAGCATTCAAAAATACTGAAAAATTCATCCAAGTAGATATCGACCCTTACAAACTTGGTAAACGTCATGCCCTAGACGCTTCAATCCTTGGGGATGCAGGTCAAGCAGCCAAAGCAATCCTTGACAAAGTGAATCCAGTTGAATCTACTCCATGGTGGCGTGCAAACGTTAAGAATAACCAAAACTGGCGTGATTACATGAACAAACTCGAAGGTAAAACTGAGGGTGAATTGCAATTGTATCAAGTTTACAATGCAATCAACAAACATGCTGATCAAGATGCGATCTATTCAATCGACGTAGGTGACACTACTCAAACATCTACTCGTCACCTTCACATGACACCTAAGAACATGTGGCGTACATCTCCACTCTTTGCGACAATGGGTATTGCCCTTCCTGGTGGTATCGCTGCTAAGAAAGACAATCCAGATCGCCAAGTATGGAACATCATGGGTGACGGTGCATTCAACATGTGCTACCCAGACGTTATCACAAACGTTCAATACGACCTTCCAGTTATCAACGTTGTCTTCTCAAATGGTAAATATGCCTTCATCAAGGACAAATACGAAGACACAAACAAACACTTGTTTGGTTGTGACTTCCCTAATGCTGACTATGCGAAAATCGCTGAAGCTCAAGGAGCTATTGGATTTACAGTTGACCGTATCGAAGACATCGACGCAGTCGTTGCAGAAGCTGTTAAATTGAACAAAGAAGGTAAAACTGTTGTTATCGATGCTCGCATCACTCCACATCGTCCACTTCCAGTAGAAGTACTTGAGTTGGATCCAAAACAACACTCAGAAGAAGCGATCAAAGCCTTCAAGGAAAAATACGAAGCAGAAGAACTCGTACCATTCCGCCTCTTCTTGGAAGAAGAAGGGTTGCAATCACGCGCAATCAAATAA
- a CDS encoding VOC family protein, translated as MNLNQLDIIVSDVTQVCASLERILDKKADYVDDSFAQFTIGSHCLMLSQNHLVPLENFQSGIILHIEVEDVDQNYKRLKELGIQVLNGPVVTDWGTESLLVEGPAGLVLDFYRMK; from the coding sequence ATGAATTTAAATCAATTAGATATTATCGTTTCAGATGTTACCCAAGTTTGTGCTAGCTTGGAGCGTATTTTGGATAAAAAAGCCGATTATGTTGACGACAGTTTTGCTCAGTTCACGATTGGCAGTCACTGTCTCATGTTGTCTCAAAATCATTTGGTTCCTTTGGAAAACTTTCAGTCAGGAATCATTCTTCATATCGAGGTTGAAGATGTAGACCAGAACTACAAACGATTGAAAGAGCTTGGTATCCAGGTTTTAAACGGTCCAGTTGTAACCGATTGGGGAACCGAAAGCTTGCTAGTTGAAGGCCCAGCTGGCCTAGTGCTTGATTTTTATCGTATGAAGTAG
- a CDS encoding response regulator transcription factor: MTRILLIEDNNDIQEILYSLLSEDHEVLQAFSGTEGLRLFQQEAVDLVLLDIMLPGKNGDQVLEEIRLQSQTPVIMMTALGDKHLISQYLLAGANDYIVKPFNLDEVAARVTVQLRNQPTVAQESQASQKRSFKNLVLNPETFELESGEQTLRLGKKEFQIFETLLAHPKKIFTKEELYEAVWEEVYLPGDNTLNAQLSNLRKKIAQLDPDEDYIETVWGLGVRLKGDK; encoded by the coding sequence GTGACACGGATTTTATTAATCGAGGATAATAATGATATCCAAGAAATTTTATACAGTCTCTTAAGTGAAGATCATGAGGTCCTTCAGGCTTTTTCAGGTACAGAAGGGCTGCGGCTCTTCCAGCAAGAAGCCGTTGATTTGGTCCTTCTGGATATCATGCTTCCAGGGAAAAATGGGGATCAGGTCCTTGAGGAGATCCGTTTGCAGAGTCAGACACCGGTTATCATGATGACCGCTCTGGGAGACAAACACCTCATTAGCCAGTATCTCCTTGCAGGTGCCAATGATTATATTGTCAAGCCCTTTAATCTGGACGAAGTGGCGGCTCGGGTGACGGTGCAGTTGAGAAATCAACCGACGGTAGCACAGGAATCTCAAGCGTCGCAAAAGCGATCCTTTAAGAATTTGGTCTTAAATCCAGAAACCTTTGAACTGGAGTCCGGCGAACAGACGCTTCGATTGGGCAAAAAAGAATTTCAAATTTTTGAGACCTTGCTGGCGCATCCAAAGAAGATTTTCACCAAAGAAGAATTGTATGAAGCTGTCTGGGAAGAAGTCTATCTGCCTGGAGACAATACCCTCAATGCCCAATTAAGCAATCTTCGAAAGAAAATTGCCCAGCTTGACCCAGATGAGGACTATATTGAAACGGTCTGGGGCTTGGGTGTTCGCTTGAAAGGAGACAAGTAA